Proteins co-encoded in one Rhodothermus sp. genomic window:
- a CDS encoding MBL fold metallo-hydrolase, giving the protein MNELARGVHYLDLNYLGTDRLIACAVLEAPEGLLLVDPGPTSALENLKAALHAVGASLAEVRALLLTHIHLDHAGAAGSIVAEAPHVRVYVHRLGAPHLVDPGRLLASARRLYGELMEPLWGAVLPVPESQVVVLEGEETIRPGGRLLEVAYTPGHAVHHVSFFDPDTAIAFVGDTAGMQITGARCVLPVAPPPDIQVEAWHASLQRIARWQPRQLFVTHFGPSDDPEDHLAQMRHRLTTMAEAVRHSLDAEGDDAQRADTFHEQVMAELQACLQDETLTARYEQFGQPRASWFGLARYWRRRQQEQKP; this is encoded by the coding sequence ATGAACGAACTGGCCCGCGGTGTCCATTATCTGGATCTGAACTATCTGGGCACGGATCGGCTTATTGCCTGTGCCGTGCTGGAAGCGCCGGAAGGACTGCTGCTGGTGGATCCCGGACCCACCTCCGCGCTGGAGAATCTGAAGGCTGCCCTTCACGCGGTGGGCGCTTCACTTGCCGAGGTACGGGCGCTGCTGTTGACGCACATCCATCTGGACCATGCCGGCGCTGCGGGGTCGATCGTGGCCGAAGCACCGCACGTGCGCGTTTATGTCCATCGCCTCGGAGCTCCCCATCTGGTGGATCCGGGTCGTCTGCTGGCCAGTGCCCGTCGTCTTTACGGGGAGCTGATGGAGCCGCTCTGGGGCGCCGTGCTTCCGGTTCCTGAAAGCCAGGTGGTGGTGTTGGAAGGCGAAGAGACGATTCGGCCGGGCGGACGTTTGCTGGAAGTAGCGTACACGCCTGGCCATGCCGTGCATCACGTCAGCTTTTTCGATCCGGACACAGCCATCGCTTTCGTGGGCGATACGGCGGGCATGCAGATTACCGGGGCGCGCTGCGTACTGCCCGTTGCGCCACCGCCCGATATTCAGGTGGAAGCCTGGCATGCAAGCCTGCAGCGTATTGCCCGCTGGCAACCTCGACAGCTTTTTGTCACGCATTTTGGACCTTCGGATGACCCGGAGGATCATCTGGCCCAGATGCGCCACCGGCTCACCACGATGGCCGAAGCGGTCAGGCATTCGCTCGACGCGGAGGGCGACGATGCACAGCGGGCCGATACTTTTCATGAACAGGTAATGGCTGAGCTTCAGGCCTGCTTGCAGGACGAAACACTGACCGCCCGCTATGAACAATTTGGCCAGCCACGAGCAAGCTGGTTCGGACTGGCCCGCTATTGGCGACGCAGGCAGCAGGAACAGAAACCGTGA
- a CDS encoding TetR/AcrR family transcriptional regulator, with protein MSRNDLQEVILEAAQYLLIREGYGSLTMRRIAQRAGCSVGSLYLYFDSKEGLLFALMDRAQERLAERFFDPQIQSIDDPRARLQALARAYVEFGLTYPESYEILFMLHPRELASYPKERMQRAYRLLDPIVGAIEDYVHRHNLEMPDIRVAAVSFWSALHGIVSLLLAGRLARLQLEVDHEALIEHAIRQAIGGLCRLMRQRNQPSS; from the coding sequence TTGAGTCGTAACGATCTGCAGGAAGTTATTCTCGAAGCTGCCCAGTACTTGCTGATCCGAGAGGGATACGGCAGCCTGACGATGCGGCGTATTGCACAGCGAGCCGGTTGTAGTGTGGGGAGTCTCTACCTGTACTTCGACAGTAAGGAAGGGCTGCTGTTTGCGCTGATGGATCGGGCGCAGGAACGACTGGCCGAACGCTTTTTCGATCCCCAGATTCAGTCGATCGACGATCCGCGTGCGCGGTTGCAGGCGTTGGCCCGGGCTTACGTGGAGTTCGGCTTGACGTACCCCGAGTCCTATGAGATTCTGTTCATGCTGCATCCGCGTGAGCTGGCATCCTATCCGAAGGAACGGATGCAGCGGGCCTATCGGCTGTTGGATCCTATTGTAGGAGCTATCGAGGACTATGTACACCGGCACAACCTGGAAATGCCAGACATCCGTGTAGCCGCCGTATCGTTCTGGAGCGCGTTGCATGGGATTGTCAGCCTGTTGCTGGCGGGTCGCCTGGCCCGACTGCAGCTGGAGGTAGACCATGAGGCACTGATCGAACATGCCATCCGGCAGGCCATCGGGGGACTCTGTCGCCTGATGCGACAAAGGAATCAGCCGTCATCATGA